The Carassius auratus strain Wakin unplaced genomic scaffold, ASM336829v1 scaf_tig00215781, whole genome shotgun sequence genome contains a region encoding:
- the LOC113095775 gene encoding protein CLN8-like has protein sequence MDYSSQDCHLKIISLGFIFYSFIFLLSHILSSLLFHIYCSLPAKEKVFWDLTATRAVFGIQSTVAGLRVLMEDSAMYSDKILGQEDWSWFNVLTATGFFLFENVALHASNVAFRSFDLPLAVHHFFALAGFAGAVVWNWLGHFFPMVTLMLEMSTPFTCISWMLLKAGWSKTPFWKANQWMMIHMFHCRMVLCYYMWWVIWNHWEEMNTHIPLVQRLLFFTGLFLLTFFLNPIWTHKKTLQLLNPVDWNFDNRPAAENGPIRDQAQHKPHAS, from the exons ATGGACTACTCCTCCCAGGACTGTCACCTGAAAATCATCAGCCTGGGCTTCATCTTCTACTCCTTTATcttcctcctctctcacatccTATCTAGCCTGCTGTTTCACATCTACTGCTCACTGCCAGCCAAAGAAAAG GTCTTCTGGGATTTGACTGCAACACGGGCTGTGTTTGGCATCCAGAGCACGGTGGCAGGGCTTCGGGTGCTCATGGAGGACTCAGCCATGTACTCTGATAAGATTCTTGGGCAAGAGGACTGGTCCTGGTTCAACGTGCTGACTGCTACGGGATTCTTCCTGTTCGAAAATGTGGCCCTTCATGCGTCCAATGTGGCATTCCGGTCCTTCGACCTGCCGTTAGCTGTGCATCACTTCTTCGCCCTTGCGGGGTTCGCCGGGGCCGTTGTGTGGAACTGGCTGGGTCACTTCTTCCCTATGGTGACTTTGATGCTAGAGATGAGCACACCTTTCACCTGCATCTCCTGGATGCTGCTTAAG GCGGGCTGGTCTAAGACTCCGTTCTGGAAAGCTAACCAATGGATGATGATCCACATGTTCCACTGCCGGATGGTTTTGTGCTACTACATGTGGTGGGTGATTTGGAATCATTGGGAGGAGATGAACACTCACATCCCATTGGTTCAGAGACTTCTGTTCTTCACAGGCCTCTTCCTGCTCACTTTCTTCCTCAACCCCATTTGGACGCATAAGAAAACCCTGCAGCTTCTCAATCCTGTGGACTGGAACTTTGATAACAGACCTGCAGCAGAGAACGGACCGATCCGAGACCAGGCTCAACACAAGCCCCATGCCAGCTGA